A segment of the Candidatus Hydrogenedentota bacterium genome:
GACGGTGGGGGCAAAATCCAGGAAACTGACCAGTTCGTCGCGCTCGGAGCCTGGGGCTATTTTACCGGGCCACCGGATGATCAACGGTACGCGTATCCCCCGGTCGTGGAGCCATCGTTTGCACCAGGGCAGTCCGGCGCCGTTATCCCCGTAGAAGAACACCAAGGTGTTCCCGGCAAGGCCGTCCTCTTCGAGTTGCTGCAGCAGACCGCCCGCCCACTTGTCCATGATGGTGATCAGGTCGTAGTAATGGGCCCAATACTTTCGGACAATGGGCGTATCGGGAAAGTATGGGGGTAATTCCACGGCATCGGGAGGATGTGGCGCCAGTGGGGACAGACGTTCGCGCAGGATCTCGTCACTCTCGAAGAGCGTTCCGATCTGGGATTCGTGGGTGATGGTCTGATTGAAGACCGCGAAGAACGGCTGGTTTTTGTCGGGCCGGTTGCGCCAGTGGGCCTCCTTGCTGCACTCGTTCCACGCCGACGCTGGCGGCGGGAACTGATAATCCGTCTTGACGTTGTTCGTGCAGTAGTATC
Coding sequences within it:
- a CDS encoding sulfatase; this translates as MRRRDFLFATGSMLMGASFLERQSHAGEEEAPPNILWLTCEDIGPHLGCFGHADATTPNLDRLAAEGARYINAFSVSGVCAPSRSCLITGMYPNTLGTQHMRCNTPPPPQVKCFPEYLQQAGYYCTNNVKTDYQFPPPASAWNECSKEAHWRNRPDKNQPFFAVFNQTITHESQIGTLFESDEILRERLSPLAPHPPDAVELPPYFPDTPIVRKYWAHYYDLITIMDKWAGGLLQQLEEDGLAGNTLVFFYGDNGAGLPWCKRWLHDRGIRVPLIIRWPGKIAPGSERDELVSFLDFAPTV